The DNA region CAAACTACAGGAAATTGCCGAAACCGCGTTTGGCGAAAGGCGCGGCGCACTGGTCGCAATCAACCCTAAAACTGGCGAGGTACTCAGCTATGTCAGTCAGCCCACATTCAACCCCAACTTGTTTGTGGATGGGATTGACAGCGAAAACTGGAAATTACTCAACGAGTCTTTAGATAAACCTTTAATCAACCGACCATTACGCGGCATTTACCCACCTGGCTCTACATTCAAGCCGTTTGTAGCATTGGCTGGGCTAGAAGCTGGAAAACGCAACCCACCTTTTGCGATTCAAGATGCAGGCTTCTTCATGTTACCAGGCAGTCGGCATCGCTATCGCGATTGGAAACCAAGCGGACATGGCATGGTGGACATGCAAAAGGCCATTACCGTGTCTTGTGATACTTTTTTCTATGGTTTAGCCATGGAACTGGGCATTGAAAGGCTCACATCGTTTGTAAGCCACTTTGGATTTGGCAGAAAATCTGATTTAGATATCAAGGGAGAAATTGGCGGATTGCTACCTACACCCGAGTGGAAGAAGCGTCGCTACAAACAACCGTGGTACCCTGGTGAAACAGTGATTGTAGGGATTGGTCAAGGCTATACCTTGGTCACGCCGCTACAACTAGCACAAGCGACTGCAATTTTGGCCAACAATGGGGTCGCAATGAAGCCGCATTTAGTCACTAAAATTCAAAACGGTTTAACCGGTAAACAAATAGATATCCCTACCATCGTGCAAGACCGCATTGAGCTGAACCCTGAAAATATGGCCATTGTAAAACGCGGCATGGTCGACGTCACCTTGCCAGGAGGTACCGCTGCCAGTGTGGGCGCAAATGCTGGCTATTCAATCGCAGCAAAAACGGGCACTGCCCAAGTGATTGGCATTAAGCAAAATGAAAAATACAACGAACAAGGCATGAACGAGCGCCACCTTGATCACGCCTTGTTTATTGCATTTGCACCAGCCGAAGACCCTACCATTGCCGTAGCCGTGATTGTGGAAAATGGCCGACATGGCGGCTCGACAGCTGGGCCGATCGCGAGAAAAGTCATGGACTATTATTTGCTAGGAAAAATGCCAGCCATTGAGCCGTCGGCAGTAGCTGCACCAGTGCCAGCAAGTGCCACTGGCACTGCAACCATTACTGAAGAAGAATTACATGATTAGCAAAATCTTTCACTTTCTATTCAAGCACTTCGATTCATTTTTAATGGCTTGCTTATTTTTTGCGTTGTTATTGAGTTTATTTGTACTTTACAGTGCCTCGGGCCAAGATTTTTCACGTATTTATGCGCAAGGCGTCAACGTTGCAGTGGCACTGGGGGCAATGTGGTTAGCCGCCAATATTTCACCACTGAATCTAGAGCGGGCAGCGCGTCCGCTTTATATCTTGGGCTTACTGTTGCTGATAGGTGTCGCGCTGTTCGGCACCATCAGTCACGGTGCGCGCCGTTGGTTAAATTTAGGGTTCATGCAGATTCAACCATCAGAATTAATGAGAATTGCCGTACCGATAATGCTCGCCTGGTACTTTGCCAGCAGAGAAGGTAAACCTAGTGGCAGTAACTTTGTGGTTGGTAGCGTGTTGCTAGCAATACCCGTTGCACTGATCATGAAGCAGCCGGACTTAGGTACATCGCTATTAATTGCATCGTCTGGCTTTTATGTATTATTTTTGGCCGGCCTAAGTTGGCGCTTTTTATTGGTAGCATCAGCCTCTTTACTCGCATTAATGCCTGTTTTCTGGTCGTTATTGCATGAATACCAAAGGAAACGCATTGAAATCCTGTTTGACCCCACCCAAGACCCATTAGGTGCCGGCTACCATACGATTCAGGCGATTATTGCCATTGGGTCAGGCGGCAGTGCAGGCAAGGGCTGGCTTAATGGCACACAAACCCAACTGGACTTTTTACCAGAACGCACCACGGACTTTATTTTTGCTGTATTCAGTGAAGAGTTCGGTTTTTTAGGCAATATGTTACTGCTAACGTTGTTTAGCCTGATTATCGCACGCGGCCTAGTGATTGCCTCACAAGCCCAAAATACGTTTTCCAGGTTATTAGCAGGCAGTATCACGCTCAACTTCTTCTCGTATGCGTTCGTCAACATGGGTATGGTAAGCGGTATTTTACCGGTAGTTGGTGTACCATTACCCCTCATCAGCTACGGCGGCACTTCACTGGTGACACTGTATCTGGGGTTTGGTATTTTGATGAGTATACACACCCATAAAAAACTCGTTGCAACCTAGCTGCTTGCATGACAGAGGAGAGATTTAATGGCTATTTTCCAAAAAAGCATCATCATTCTATGTATGGCATTATTAAGCGCATGCGCCGGTACATCCAACACAAAATCAGAATCAACCAGCGCTAAAAACACTGCGGCCAAACAGCCCAATGGTTCTAGTAAAGGCGGCGGCTATTATCTTGATGATGGTCCAGGCGACAACACATCCATTGATATTGCCAGCATTCCAGATGCGCAGCCTAGAACAGAAAAACCATTGGTCAGCAGTAACAAACCCTACCAAGCTTTAGGTCAAAAATATGTGCCAATGACGAACTATGCGCCATATACAAAGCAAGGTGTTGCGTCATGGTATGGAAAGCGCTATCACGGCAGAAAAACCTCTAGCGGCGAAGTATACGACATGTACAGCATGTCTGCGGCACACACAACGTTACCAATTCCTAGCTACGTAAGGGTCGTGAATCCTGCCAATGGCCGTGCAGTTGTCGTGCGCGTCAATGACAGAGGGCCTTTTAAACATGACCGTTTAATTGATTTATCTTACGCTGCGGCCTATAAATTAGGGTTAGTCGCTCAAGGTAGTGGTTTAGTCGAAGTCACTGCAATTGATACCAGCCCGGAAGCTTTAAAAAATGCAGCCAACATAAATGTTGCAAAAATTGAACCATCCTATGCAAGCACAGCTCAAATAGGCGAGTATAGTAATTCACTCAACACAAGTAACACGCCAACTGCAGAATCAGCCTCAAACAAGGAAGTATCTCCCGCCAGCTATTACGTGCAAGCAGGTGCATTCAAGAGTGAGGCTAACGGTGAAGTGTTGCAAAAGAAAATCCTTACCCTAGACCTTGCGGGCAATGCCGCCGTCACTAACGTGTATAATAACGGTTTGCATCGCGTCAGGTTAGGTCCCTTTTCAAGTAAAAGAGAGGCCGATATCCATGCAAACAAAGTACGAAGCCAGCTAAATATATCAGCCATTGTTACCAATCAGTAAATCTATCTATTAAATCTCATGCATATCATTAAAAACTACGCTTTCACTCGCATTATTGCAAAATCTTCTTTAGCCATTGCTTTGGCTGTCGCCTCTTTCACAAACTTGGCTCATGCTGGTGCAGCACAAATCGCACCGCCGCCAAATTTAGCGGTAAAAGCTTACTTACTTAAAGATTTCAATAATGGTCACGTCGTTGCACAGCACAATGCCAGCATGCGCGTAGAGCCAGCTTCACTGACGAAGATCATGACTGCCTATCTCGTATTTA from Methylotenera sp. L2L1 includes:
- the rodA gene encoding rod shape-determining protein RodA; this encodes MISKIFHFLFKHFDSFLMACLFFALLLSLFVLYSASGQDFSRIYAQGVNVAVALGAMWLAANISPLNLERAARPLYILGLLLLIGVALFGTISHGARRWLNLGFMQIQPSELMRIAVPIMLAWYFASREGKPSGSNFVVGSVLLAIPVALIMKQPDLGTSLLIASSGFYVLFLAGLSWRFLLVASASLLALMPVFWSLLHEYQRKRIEILFDPTQDPLGAGYHTIQAIIAIGSGGSAGKGWLNGTQTQLDFLPERTTDFIFAVFSEEFGFLGNMLLLTLFSLIIARGLVIASQAQNTFSRLLAGSITLNFFSYAFVNMGMVSGILPVVGVPLPLISYGGTSLVTLYLGFGILMSIHTHKKLVAT
- the mrdA gene encoding penicillin-binding protein 2 yields the protein MVAELKNYIHEQYYFRLRLGVAGLVVLSLFALLAFRFYYLQILHYDHYQTLAENNRISLVPTIPNRGLILDKNGVVLAHNFFVYTLEITPAKVKNLENTITELGQLIEVSSLDKKRFKKFREQSHSFESAPIRTHLNEIEAAKFAVNHYRFPGVEIKSRLFRHYPLGKLGSHMVGYIGRINDKDIESLKSDGVYSNYKGSDHIGKSGLEQFYEQQLHGVTGFQQVEIDADGHAVRVLSSNAPIPGDNLILSADSKLQEIAETAFGERRGALVAINPKTGEVLSYVSQPTFNPNLFVDGIDSENWKLLNESLDKPLINRPLRGIYPPGSTFKPFVALAGLEAGKRNPPFAIQDAGFFMLPGSRHRYRDWKPSGHGMVDMQKAITVSCDTFFYGLAMELGIERLTSFVSHFGFGRKSDLDIKGEIGGLLPTPEWKKRRYKQPWYPGETVIVGIGQGYTLVTPLQLAQATAILANNGVAMKPHLVTKIQNGLTGKQIDIPTIVQDRIELNPENMAIVKRGMVDVTLPGGTAASVGANAGYSIAAKTGTAQVIGIKQNEKYNEQGMNERHLDHALFIAFAPAEDPTIAVAVIVENGRHGGSTAGPIARKVMDYYLLGKMPAIEPSAVAAPVPASATGTATITEEELHD
- a CDS encoding septal ring lytic transglycosylase RlpA family protein, which codes for MAIFQKSIIILCMALLSACAGTSNTKSESTSAKNTAAKQPNGSSKGGGYYLDDGPGDNTSIDIASIPDAQPRTEKPLVSSNKPYQALGQKYVPMTNYAPYTKQGVASWYGKRYHGRKTSSGEVYDMYSMSAAHTTLPIPSYVRVVNPANGRAVVVRVNDRGPFKHDRLIDLSYAAAYKLGLVAQGSGLVEVTAIDTSPEALKNAANINVAKIEPSYASTAQIGEYSNSLNTSNTPTAESASNKEVSPASYYVQAGAFKSEANGEVLQKKILTLDLAGNAAVTNVYNNGLHRVRLGPFSSKREADIHANKVRSQLNISAIVTNQ